TACATGCTTATATAGAAATATTTTAAACATCTTGACTTCAAATCTAGTGGTAGAGCTCTTTGGGTTAGAGTCACAATGCAAAGAAAGGCTAAATCcaaatcaaactttttttttttttaaatcacaatGATATAGATATTACGCATCAATTTTAAATAGACGGAATTCTCTAAAATTTAACATCTCAAAGCATTGAATGCATTCATTGGAAGgaacaaatcaaaggaaaaatgttCTACTGTAATAAGTACAtccaaatttcttcaaaaacataaaaacaatcCTGTTCACTAATTTCCAAAGTACATCTGATGTAAGTTACATTTTAGCAATTGGACCCTCTCTTATATCTTATATCCAACGAGAATTGGTGCCTTTCAGTGAGCAACTAGTACAATCTTGGGATCAAGCCTTTTTATTTGAAGTAAGCTCCTTGGCCAGCTTTCATAGCAGAAGGGTAATTCTCCAGTAGCTCTTCCACCCCCTACTCTCCATGGGAATTTATCTTACAGTTCCCAACTATAGTTGCCACTCAATGTTGAGTTTGAAAAAATGCCAGAATAAGGACAAGGCAATGGACTATGAGACTCTAGCCgagaattcaaatttgaaggaATATACATTGTTAAGGGAAAGTCTATGGAGGCTCAAGCAAATCAAATAGGTATGGAGCTTAATTATGCTATTacggattgtttttttttttttgagtatcTTCGCTTCAACACCTTAGCCAAGTCAAGTAAGAAGACTTGGTTAGGGGTCTACCTCATTTATCACCACACTTCTCAACATGCGAAGGGCTTTAGCAGCTAGGCAAGCAACACCGTAGCCCTTTGAATCCAAGTGACAAGCCCCTTTATCTTAAatggaaattaatgaaatgtcATCTAAGTCCTCAAAATCATGAGCTTGGGACTAGAAATGCAGAGGATTGGCTTAGCATGTTAATCTGCTCTCTCGTAGAAGGAATGGATGGAAGATAACTTGCAATCACAATGGTTGTAACAAAGTTCTTGATGACAGGGAACTACATACGAAGATGGCACTAGTTAGAAGGCCTTAGGACTTAAGCTGGCCAAAAATAAACTCTCCTCTCTATTAGATTGACCTTCCCAGATGGATTGTTCCATAGCTTGCTTATTAATATGTTGGGTTACGCTAGTTGCAACATCATTATATCTTAACCATGCTCCGAGACACTTTATAACAAGGCGGAATAATATAATTCATAGTACATGAAAGAGGAACTTTATTATAGTAGCAAACCGATTAGCACTCTCGATCAAGGGCTTCCCACATAGAGGACCACATTATAATTAGAATCGTCCGCGAAAAGAGAGATGCAAAAGTTGCTTCAAACAGAGAcgataatataaataaaaagttctTAGGCATAGGTCTCGGGGTTGGCCAAGAGATAAGCCTCCACGGCCTTGAAGACGGCCGTGGCCTTCTCTTTCCCGGCTTTGATCTCCTCCTCATTGATCACAATCCCTGGTTTTGGGAGGTACTTGCTCACGTTGGAGCCCTTACAGCCCCCATCGGGAGATGCCTCCATCTTGATTTCATAAGAGATCGACTCGATCTTGTTGCCCAATTCGCCTCCCTCCACCATTGAGTAGCTGTACGTCATCTTCTCCTTGTCCAGTGCATCGATTCTATGCTTCACGAACTTCAGAGGACTGCCTGTACTTAAAGGGCAATTGTGAAATTACTATTGTCGTATTTATTAGGTGGATCATCGAGAATCTTTGTACTCCGGTTAAGGATAGGTACGAATACGATTGATCTTCATTATCTTGCGGGTAAATAAGGAGGTTGCATCCTTGTGTTGAAGAAAGGAGTCCTTCAAAGCTCAAGATGGCATTCCAATGAGATAATGTCGATTTTGTCTTAATCATACTTCAATTTTATATTGTCCCACCCCTCTTTTTTACGTACATGTGAGTGCAATGCTCACAGGGACCCAACCTAGGACCCAATCCTCCCCCTAATCCTTCTACCAGCGGGCCACATGCCTGTTGGCATCATACCTCAATTGACTCATCTAATATTGGATATTCCCCCCTTTTACTTGCATAACAATCTTCTAACTACTTAAGAAGAAATAGTGCTGAAGATACATCATGCAAGTAATTAATCACTAAAGTTGCCTCACCGTCAGCGAAGTTCATCTGCTTGATGCTCCCGGGGCCTCCGTCGCCATGGATGAGCTCCACACTCTTGATGGCCTGAGGCATGATCTTGGGCATGAGATTATCGCCGTCGATTATCAACGCCTTGAACAACCTTGGCGCTGGGACGGAGCTGCTGAATTCTTCGGTGAATGTAACTGGAGCACTCATGATGgatccttctttcttctctcccctCGGAAATCTAATTGATGTGGGGATGAGATTGTGAAGTGGAGAGGATATTTAAAAGCTTAAGATAGCTCCTTCAATTAATGTCCATCTTGGTAGCTACACGTTACATCTTCGTCTGTCCCAGGTTAAAAATTACCCCTAGAGGTCAGATTCACATATTGCTTCTACATTTTAGGGGCGGCATGACAACCagtaatttctattccagaaataatttttctatttaagacccatttctggaatagaaatccgtttgatgaacttttttttctttttggtactCAGGAAACCTCCGTGTGCCACTTCGCGGTGGAGTAAACCCTGAAAGAGCAGTAGAGTCACTACCACCCTTGCTATCCCAGGCAAGTTGCTTGACGACGCTGCGAGTCGAACACAAGACCTCTCCCGAAAGGAACCAGGTGCTCAACCAACGATGCCGCCATCACGGGTGattttgataaacttattccgtttttctatttttggaatagatttatattccagaaataggtttggaatagaaatcagaaatagaaattttatacttctctatttctcgtggaaataaaaaaaaatttttctcatcgttCGTTAACCGGTCCTTCATCCGTTGCCGCCGACCACCGTCCATCGGTCGCCGGCTACCGaccggccctcgccgccgccggtcacCGGCCGCTAGCCGTTGCATAAGGGCgatcttcatgattttggaCATTAGTCTTGATGAGAGATACACACTCTTGCATATGATCTTGATGTGGGATTTGTACCTCTACTCGGCACAAGCCTAAAATATATACTTTATATTTTGCTAATAATAAGCACCGTTATATTGCAccctctatttttttattaatttctctcaGCGGAGACGTTACATGAGGGGGTTggcaataaatttttattttactctcTATGCCATTGTTGCGATCGGGGCAACTTCTTTATTTGCATGAAAAAACTGCTGAACCAATTGAAGTTGTATGCTTTTACTTCGCACGAAATTCCACGCACCATTGAATAACTCATTTATTGCGATGCAGGAAAATACAAGTCtaggaacaaaaggaaaagggccAAAACACAAGTTGAAGGCGATCGGGGGTCGTCCACCAACAGCTAAGGCTAATAAAAGCCGTCGGTGCCGCTCCTCATAATAGATAGCAGACGCATCCAAATTTCTACCAGATTTGAAAAAGAGCAATGCTAACACGACACTGCCGTTATCGATTGAAAAATGACGGTGTAATTTCAACCACTACTTTCACTTCAAGAGGAATCGACTAACTGAATTTGCGTAAATGGCAAACAAAGAAGATTGGTCAATGGGTTGCCTCAGAtgtccgaaaaaaaaaatattagaaatctttCCTCCTTGTTTTTTAATCTGGACAGTGTTGACAACTatttttaaaccaaaaaaaaaaaaaaaaaaacgctcaagatcgggtcgggtcgggccggatcccTTTGGCCTGGCCCGGCCCgcctccctttctttttcccctgcGCTAGGCCCAGCCCagcattccttttcttctcccttggcccggcccaccaCAGCTGGTCGTCCTCATCCAGCCGTCCTCCGCGCGCAAACCTGCaacaaaggagaaaagacaGCGCAACGGAGCACAGGAGCAGAGCAGAGAGCAGGAGCGGACAGGACAGAAGGAGGGAGAGAACCGAGGGGGGCACCGCAGGGAGctacagagggagagagacgggAAGAGCTCGGCAGAGTTTAAGCGAGTGAGGGGGAGAGAACCAGACAGTGAGGGAGCTCGAGAGGGTGGTCGATCGCCAGAGTCCGTTCGTCAAGCGCCGTCCTTGCAGTGCTTTCCCCCGAACCAGGTAGGTTTTGTGCGTAGCTTTTTGATTTGTGTCGAGTTGCGTCGCCTTCCCGAGGATCTCGCTTCGGGAACGCCGCGGGACCGCCAGTCATCCCTCGATCCATTTCGAGTTCACCCTCCCGTCGCCGCTGTCGTAGCCGAGTAGGGATCTCTCATTTTAAATGCCCCCGTTAGTCACACAGGACAGGGCTTCTGAGGGATAATTTTGTTGATTTCGAATGcccatttgatgatttttatttttattttttaaagtttggtGCTGAGTCCGAGTACAAAAAGGGTTGATATCGTTCCTCCGTTCCATGCCCACCACATGTTCGACGACATGTCTAAACGAGCTTAGGCGCGTGCATTACTGATTCCCATGTGTTCTTGGACGCGGATAAGTACTTTTTGCATGTTATTCACCTTTTGTTGTTTACGAGCTGTCGTTTGCATCACCGGGTCATGTCTGGGCACGTCCGCTGTGTTTTATTTGTCTCCCGTTGGTGTCCTGGGTGTGGTAGTTGTAAGGGGTGCGCGGCTTGGAAGGGCGGGCAATGGGGTTTCGAAG
This region of Eucalyptus grandis isolate ANBG69807.140 chromosome 8, ASM1654582v1, whole genome shotgun sequence genomic DNA includes:
- the LOC104415182 gene encoding major strawberry allergen Fra a 1.08, yielding MSAPVTFTEEFSSSVPAPRLFKALIIDGDNLMPKIMPQAIKSVELIHGDGGPGSIKQMNFADGSPLKFVKHRIDALDKEKMTYSYSMVEGGELGNKIESISYEIKMEASPDGGCKGSNVSKYLPKPGIVINEEEIKAGKEKATAVFKAVEAYLLANPETYA